A window from Desulfonatronum thiodismutans encodes these proteins:
- the vapC gene encoding type II toxin-antitoxin system tRNA(fMet)-specific endonuclease VapC encodes MRYMLDTNICIAVMKGDAVTRNKLRTISVQNVGISGIVFAELAYGVKKSEQKEQNAKALSDFIALCQLWDWPFQAADVYGEIRTQLEASGMIIGANDLLIAAHARFLGAVLVTRNVREFKRVSGLVIENWVA; translated from the coding sequence ATGCGGTACATGCTTGATACCAATATTTGCATTGCCGTGATGAAGGGCGACGCAGTCACAAGAAACAAGCTCCGCACTATTTCGGTTCAAAATGTGGGCATATCCGGGATCGTTTTTGCTGAACTTGCATATGGGGTGAAAAAAAGTGAACAAAAAGAGCAAAATGCAAAAGCACTCTCTGACTTCATCGCCTTATGTCAGCTTTGGGACTGGCCTTTTCAAGCCGCGGACGTTTATGGGGAGATACGTACGCAACTGGAAGCGAGCGGCATGATTATTGGAGCCAATGACTTGCTGATTGCCGCTCATGCACGTTTTTTAGGAGCCGTCCTCGTCACCAGAAATGTTCGTGAATTCAAGAGGGTGTCTGGTTTGGTTATCGAAAATTGGGTTGCGTGA
- the rnk gene encoding nucleoside diphosphate kinase regulator, which produces MRKKPNIIVSSVDAKRLEMLLDSLSSNSFPGMAELEAELERAKIVAPEEVPGTVVTMNSTVKFRVEPSGEEFVMTLVYPGSEDSQGQKISILAPVGSALLGLTQGDEIEWPRPGGGMMRVSIVDVIFQPERSGDYRT; this is translated from the coding sequence GTGCGGAAAAAACCAAATATCATCGTATCGTCTGTGGATGCCAAGCGGCTGGAGATGTTGCTGGACTCGCTTTCATCGAACTCGTTTCCCGGCATGGCCGAACTGGAGGCGGAATTGGAGCGGGCCAAGATCGTCGCGCCGGAGGAGGTCCCCGGAACCGTGGTGACCATGAACTCCACCGTGAAGTTTCGGGTGGAGCCTTCAGGAGAGGAGTTCGTCATGACTCTGGTCTATCCGGGCAGTGAGGATTCCCAGGGCCAAAAAATTTCGATTCTGGCCCCGGTGGGCAGCGCCTTGCTGGGGCTGACCCAGGGAGATGAAATCGAATGGCCGCGACCCGGAGGCGGAATGATGCGTGTATCGATCGTGGACGTGATCTTCCAGCCAGAGCGTTCCGGAGATTATCGCACGTAG
- a CDS encoding response regulator codes for MTNERNTPCIVLVNDDQAQLTIMTNLLRMEGLRVRPFSSAEEALQGMADDPPPDLILTDLYMPLIDGWRFCRLLRSPDYPDYNTVPLMVASATFSGEEAARVTVETGADAFEPIPLNIPRFLKTVRDLLRGHKQPLDRLVLIIEDSRSMALLLQSEFAARGYRAHVALTAAAGRELFHNLPFELVILDYHLPDQLGDSVLEEFMSHRPETVCIVITSDSKPEIALKCTRKGAAAYVRKPFSPDYLIDLCTNARRERALLRVEERLEERTQELRKSEARYRSVLENILDVYYRTDAQGNITLASPSALPLFGCSSLEEIIGRPAASFYLHPEERQGLLLALKRQGEVLDYEVTLKRRDGAPVHVSTNSRLYIDDEGNVLGVEGTFRDITKRKQAEAAQAKAESKYKELFDNAPVAVFQATSDGRFLRVNPMYAELVGYGSPQEMLDTITDIATQLYADPADREAYKQELERCGMVKNYKVRLKRRDGTPIWVSMNTKAVRDQDGTLISYDGFLSDISQEKELEEQLRQAQKIEALGTLAGGMAHDFNNILQAVGGMAQLMLNRKTKEDEDYLGLLSIHKACNRGAELIRQLLAYSRKTPGNHRPMDLNREITEAVAVLQRTIPKMIDIRVHLAPDLRPILADPLQIEQIIFNLGTNAADAMAGFGTLTITTQNIPDEDASPSSATGTVRLLVTDTGTGMDQDTAQKIFDPFFTTKEVDKGTGLGLASVYGTVQSHGGRITCITTPGGGTTFVIDFPATDQPTDHVQPLSAEPIPAPSKSIQQIDAPDSADSPQTRILVVDDDDLVRETTVEGLRLQGYAVEEVSRGEQALDRIQADPEAFHLVVLDLNMPGIGGLKTLNVLLKLDPKLRVLIVSGYVADGHGSSVLATGAAGFLGKPFHLQALAETVREILAQDTSEASADPVHYVR; via the coding sequence CCGACCTGTACATGCCCCTGATTGACGGATGGCGCTTCTGTCGTCTGCTGCGCTCTCCTGATTACCCGGATTACAACACCGTCCCGCTGATGGTGGCCTCGGCGACCTTCTCAGGCGAGGAAGCCGCGCGGGTCACCGTTGAAACCGGGGCCGACGCTTTCGAGCCCATCCCCCTAAACATCCCCCGTTTTCTGAAAACGGTCCGCGACCTGCTCCGAGGGCACAAACAACCACTGGACCGCCTGGTCCTGATCATCGAAGACAGCCGCTCCATGGCTCTCCTGTTGCAAAGCGAGTTTGCCGCCCGAGGATACCGGGCCCATGTGGCCCTGACCGCGGCAGCCGGACGCGAGCTGTTTCACAATCTGCCCTTCGAGCTGGTGATCCTGGATTACCATTTGCCCGACCAACTCGGCGACTCGGTCCTGGAAGAGTTCATGAGCCATCGACCGGAAACGGTGTGCATCGTGATCACCAGCGATTCCAAACCGGAAATCGCCCTGAAATGCACCCGCAAAGGGGCCGCGGCCTATGTGCGCAAGCCCTTCAGCCCGGACTACCTTATTGATCTCTGCACCAATGCTCGAAGGGAGCGGGCCCTGTTGCGGGTCGAGGAACGCCTGGAGGAACGCACCCAGGAGTTGCGAAAAAGCGAAGCCCGCTACCGGTCCGTGCTGGAAAACATCCTGGACGTCTATTATCGCACGGACGCCCAGGGGAACATCACCTTGGCCAGCCCATCGGCCCTCCCCTTGTTCGGATGCTCCAGCCTGGAAGAAATCATCGGTCGTCCGGCAGCCTCGTTTTATCTACACCCGGAGGAGCGGCAAGGACTACTGCTGGCCCTGAAACGCCAGGGCGAGGTTCTAGATTACGAGGTCACCCTGAAACGCCGGGACGGCGCCCCGGTCCATGTTTCCACCAACAGCCGACTGTATATCGACGACGAAGGCAACGTACTCGGAGTGGAAGGAACGTTTCGGGACATCACGAAGCGCAAACAGGCCGAAGCCGCCCAGGCCAAGGCGGAGAGCAAATACAAGGAGCTGTTCGACAACGCGCCGGTGGCCGTCTTTCAGGCCACGTCGGATGGACGGTTTCTGCGGGTCAACCCGATGTATGCCGAGCTTGTAGGCTACGGCTCACCTCAAGAAATGCTGGACACGATCACGGACATCGCGACCCAGCTCTACGCCGATCCCGCGGACCGAGAGGCTTACAAGCAGGAACTTGAGCGCTGCGGCATGGTCAAGAATTACAAGGTGCGGCTGAAACGCCGCGACGGAACGCCGATTTGGGTTTCCATGAACACCAAGGCTGTTCGGGACCAGGATGGGACCTTGATTTCCTACGACGGCTTTCTCAGCGATATCTCCCAGGAAAAGGAGTTGGAGGAGCAGTTACGCCAAGCCCAGAAGATCGAGGCCCTGGGCACCCTGGCCGGAGGCATGGCTCACGATTTCAACAACATCCTCCAGGCCGTGGGCGGCATGGCCCAGCTCATGCTGAACCGAAAAACCAAAGAAGACGAAGACTACCTGGGCCTGCTGAGCATCCACAAGGCCTGCAACCGGGGCGCGGAGCTGATCCGCCAGCTTCTGGCCTACAGCAGGAAAACTCCGGGCAACCATCGTCCCATGGACCTGAACCGGGAAATCACGGAAGCAGTAGCCGTTCTCCAACGGACCATCCCCAAGATGATCGACATCCGCGTCCATTTAGCCCCGGATCTGAGGCCGATCCTGGCCGACCCGCTTCAGATCGAGCAGATCATTTTCAACCTCGGCACCAATGCCGCCGACGCCATGGCCGGATTCGGCACCCTGACGATCACAACCCAAAACATCCCGGATGAAGACGCCTCCCCGTCATCCGCGACGGGTACTGTCCGCCTGTTGGTCACGGACACCGGCACCGGCATGGACCAGGACACGGCCCAGAAAATTTTCGACCCTTTCTTCACCACCAAGGAAGTGGACAAAGGTACCGGACTGGGGCTGGCTTCGGTCTACGGCACGGTTCAAAGCCACGGCGGGCGCATCACCTGCATCACCACGCCGGGCGGCGGAACGACCTTTGTCATCGACTTCCCGGCCACGGACCAACCCACGGACCACGTTCAGCCCCTCTCGGCCGAACCAATCCCCGCTCCATCGAAGTCCATCCAACAAATTGACGCCCCGGACAGCGCCGACTCCCCCCAAACCAGAATTCTCGTCGTGGACGACGACGATCTGGTCAGGGAAACCACAGTGGAAGGCCTGCGCCTGCAAGGATACGCGGTGGAGGAGGTCTCCCGCGGAGAGCAAGCCTTGGACCGGATTCAGGCCGACCCGGAAGCGTTCCATCTCGTGGTCCTGGATCTGAACATGCCGGGCATAGGCGGCCTGAAAACCTTGAATGTCCTTTTGAAGCTGGACCCGAAGCTCCGGGTCCTGATCGTCAGCGGCTACGTTGCCGACGGCCATGGCTCCAGCGTTCTCGCCACCGGAGCCGCGGGATTCCTGGGCAAACCGTTCCATCTTCAGGCCCTGGCGGAAACGGTTCGCGAGATACTTGCGCAAGACACTTCCGAGGCATCCGCCGACCCGGTTCACTACGTGCGATAA
- a CDS encoding antitoxin, producing MQNRLLASQKISDLHIAQVFFDGVNQTISLPGDFRIMAKEVFIRKHGEDIILSPKVGTWDEYFATGHLLDNDFPEEIHEPPMDIREDF from the coding sequence ATGCAAAACAGATTACTTGCCTCTCAAAAGATTTCCGATCTACACATTGCGCAGGTTTTTTTCGATGGCGTCAACCAGACGATCAGCCTTCCTGGTGATTTCCGAATTATGGCCAAAGAAGTCTTCATCCGCAAGCATGGCGAGGACATTATCCTCAGCCCAAAAGTGGGAACATGGGATGAATATTTTGCCACGGGACATCTTCTCGACAATGATTTTCCGGAAGAGATTCACGAACCTCCCATGGATATTCGCGAGGATTTCTGA
- a CDS encoding FMN-binding glutamate synthase family protein encodes MNLNKPNANEATQSFNRSKSVVAMSGICTRCVDGCRGNCEIFKSTFRGREVIYPGPFGKVTAGGDKDYPLDYSHLNIQGYAMGAKGMPEGVEPGPDTALFPKVDTRTEYGWNSKTAMEVPIFTGALGSTEIARANWEHFAIGAAISGISLVCGENVCGIDPGLELNSSNMVVKSPEMARRIEVYRRYHRGFGEMLVQMNVEDGRLGVAEYLIDTHGQESIELKWGQGAKSIGGEIMVHSLERALELQRRGYIVTPDPSDPVNQAAFNSGGIKEFERHSRLGFISEESFMAEVARLRKLGYKRITLKTGAYGMRELALAMRWSSKAEIDLLTIDGAPGGTGMSPWRMMAEWGVPSLYLHTAAYKFAKHLEGRGLRVPDLAFAGAFSSEDGIFKALALGAPYTKAVCMGRALMIPGMVGKNIAKWMNENDLPKTVSAYGTTPEEIFTDYSKVKDLVGADEMPNIPLGAVGIYSYCDRIRVGLQQLMAGARCFNLASVTRNELMSLTEECAKLTGIPYVMDAYLDEAMEILNS; translated from the coding sequence ATGAATCTGAACAAACCCAATGCCAACGAAGCCACCCAGAGCTTCAACCGCTCCAAGAGCGTCGTGGCCATGAGCGGAATCTGTACCCGCTGCGTGGACGGTTGCCGGGGCAATTGTGAAATTTTCAAGTCCACGTTTCGCGGCCGCGAAGTGATCTATCCCGGACCGTTCGGCAAGGTCACGGCCGGCGGGGACAAGGATTATCCCCTGGACTACTCCCATCTGAACATCCAGGGCTACGCCATGGGCGCCAAGGGCATGCCCGAAGGCGTGGAGCCCGGACCGGATACGGCCCTGTTTCCCAAGGTGGACACCCGCACCGAATACGGCTGGAACTCCAAGACCGCCATGGAGGTGCCGATTTTCACCGGAGCGCTGGGCTCAACGGAAATTGCCCGGGCCAACTGGGAGCACTTCGCCATAGGCGCGGCCATCAGCGGCATCAGCCTGGTCTGCGGCGAGAATGTCTGCGGCATCGACCCCGGCCTGGAGTTGAACAGTTCCAACATGGTCGTCAAGTCCCCGGAAATGGCCCGACGCATTGAGGTTTATCGTCGCTATCACCGCGGGTTCGGGGAAATGCTGGTCCAGATGAACGTGGAGGACGGGCGCCTGGGCGTGGCCGAATACCTGATCGACACGCACGGCCAGGAATCCATTGAGCTGAAATGGGGCCAGGGCGCCAAGTCCATCGGCGGCGAGATCATGGTCCACAGCCTGGAGCGGGCCCTGGAACTGCAACGTCGGGGCTACATCGTCACCCCGGACCCGTCCGATCCGGTCAACCAGGCGGCCTTCAACTCCGGCGGCATTAAGGAGTTCGAACGGCACAGCCGCCTGGGCTTTATTTCCGAGGAATCCTTCATGGCCGAGGTGGCGCGACTGCGCAAGCTGGGCTACAAGCGGATCACCCTGAAGACCGGGGCCTACGGCATGCGCGAGCTGGCTCTGGCCATGCGCTGGAGCAGCAAGGCGGAAATCGACCTGCTGACCATCGACGGCGCACCCGGAGGCACGGGCATGAGCCCCTGGCGGATGATGGCCGAATGGGGCGTGCCCAGCCTGTACCTGCACACGGCGGCCTACAAGTTCGCCAAGCATCTGGAAGGACGCGGCCTGCGCGTGCCCGACCTGGCCTTTGCCGGAGCCTTTTCCAGCGAGGACGGCATTTTCAAGGCCTTGGCCCTGGGCGCTCCGTACACCAAGGCGGTCTGCATGGGCCGGGCTCTGATGATCCCGGGCATGGTGGGCAAGAACATCGCCAAGTGGATGAACGAAAACGACCTGCCCAAAACCGTTTCGGCCTACGGGACCACCCCGGAGGAAATTTTCACCGACTATTCCAAGGTCAAGGATCTGGTAGGCGCGGACGAAATGCCCAACATCCCCCTGGGCGCGGTGGGCATCTACAGCTACTGCGACCGGATCAGGGTCGGCCTGCAACAACTCATGGCCGGAGCCCGCTGCTTCAACCTGGCTTCCGTCACCCGCAATGAACTGATGTCCCTGACCGAGGAATGCGCCAAACTCACCGGCATCCCCTACGTCATGGACGCGTACCTGGACGAGGCCATGGAGATTTTGAACAGCTGA